A genome region from Camelina sativa cultivar DH55 chromosome 10, Cs, whole genome shotgun sequence includes the following:
- the LOC104718338 gene encoding chitotriosidase-1-like gives MSSDENQGTPASVVKASYWYPDGETPESITSAETIPSALFTHLFCAYADLAADTQTVYVSRKHDYMFSTFTDTVKIKNDQVQTLLSVGGRNANYVFASMASRQNSREMFIDSWIRIARRYGFHGLDLAWEYPNSDAEMNDFGDLVRDLRDAVNAEHSLTNRPILLLTAAVYYSPVYKKFTYPVKVMKDSLDWVNIIAYDFFGPSGTLGLPACLYNPWDKDPCGDSGLKQWIKAGLPERKAVFGFSYLGWSWSHNAEDDKDHGNDAAAITRGQVALTPNGSISYSKIKEFIKDYGPTTEHDKAVVEDYCFSKETLIRYDDTQSVVTKVRYTKCNDLLGYFAWNVGADDNTLLSTAASQAWDA, from the exons ATGTCTTCTGATGAGAATCAGGGAACCCCAGCCTCCGTGGTAAAAGCTTCGTACTGGTATCCAGATGGAGAGACCCCTGAGTCCATAACTTCGGCCGAAACCATTCCCTCAGCTCTCTTCACTCACCTTTTCTGCGCCTACGCTGATCTCGCGGCTGACACCCAGACAGTTTATGTCTCCCGAAAGCACGACTACATGTTTTCCACTTTCACTGACACCGTCAAGATTAAAAACGACCAGGTGCAGACCCTCTTGTCGGTGGGCGGAAGAAATGCAAATTATGTGTTTGCGTCAATGGCAAGTAGACAAAACTCTCGGGAGATGTTCATTGATTCTTGGATTAGGATCGCTAGACGTTACGGATTCCATGGTCTCGATTTAGCATGGGAGTACCCAAACAGTGATGCTGAGATGAACGACTTTGGGGACCTAGTTAGAGATTTGCGAGATGCGGTTAACGCCGAGCACTCGCTCACCAACCGACCGATTTTGCTGTTGACGGCTGCCGTTTACTACTCCCCGGTTTACAAGAAGTTTACCTACCCAGTTAAAGTGATGAAAGATAGCTTGGATTGGGTTAATATCATAGCCTATGATTTTTTCGGTCCGTCCGGTACCCTTGGTCTGCCCGCTTGTCTGTATAATCCTTGGGATAAAG ATCCATGCGGCGACTCTGGTTTGAAACAGTGGATTAAGGCCGGACTTCCAGAGAGGAAAGCAGTCTTTGGATTCTCATACCTTGGCTGGTCCTGGTCCCATAATGCCGAAGACGACAAGGATCACGGTAATGATGCTGCAGCCATCACCCGAGGCCAAGTAGCACTGACACCTAACGGTTCTATCAGCTATAGTAAGATAAAGGAGTTCATAAAGGATTACGGACCCACAACGGAACATGACAAGGCAGTGGTCGAAGATTACTGTTTCTCCAAGGAGACTTTGATTAGGTACGACGATACTCAGAGCGTCGTGACGAAAGTGAGATACACTAAGTGCAACGATCTGCTTGGTTACTTTGCCTGGAACGTTGGAGCTGACGATAACACTCTTCTATCCACCGCAG CATCGCAAGCATGGGATGCTTAA
- the LOC104720233 gene encoding bifunctional aspartokinase/homoserine dehydrogenase 2, chloroplastic-like: MATLKPSFTLSPPNTNPIRFGCFPPQCLVRVPKPPCLRRRLVLPRFRQTIGGGGGVGMIRCELPDFHLSATATTVSGVSTEKSVDQVQIPKGEMWSVHKFGGTCVGNSQRIRNVAEVIINDNSERKLAVVSAMSKVTDMMYDLIRKAQSRDDSYLSALEAVLEKHRLTARDLLDGDDLASFLSHLHNDISNLKAMLRAIYIAGHASESFSDFVAGHGELWSAQMLSYVVRKTGLDCKWMDTRDVLIVNPTSSNQVDPDFGESEKRLDKWFSSNPSKIIIATGFIASTPQNIPTTLKRDGSDFSAAIMGALLRARQVTIWTDVDGVYSADPCKVNEAVILQTLSYQEAWEMSYFGANVLHPRTIIPVMRYNIPIVIRNIFNLSAPGTIICQPPEDDYNLKLTTPVKGFATIDNLALINVEGTGMAGVPGTASDIFGCVKDVGANVIMISQASSEHSVCFAVPEKEVNAVSEALRSRFSEALQAGRLSQIEVIPNCSILAAVGQKMASTPGVSCTLFSALAKANINVRAISQGCSEYNVTVVIKREDSVKALRAVHSRFFLSRTTLAMGIIGPGLIGATLLDQLRDQAAVLKQEFXQSYLTNPNLNSKLRMIILFQYHMTCTYVVYCSGIDLSRWRELLNEKGTEANLDKFTQQVHGNHFIPNSVLVDCTADSVIASRYYDWLRKGIHVITPNKKANSGPLDQYLKLRDLQRKSYTHYFYEATVGAGLPIISTLRGLLETGDKILRIEGICSGTLSYLFNNFVGDRSFSEVVAEAKKAGFTEPDPRDDLSGTDVARKVTILARESGLKLDLADLPIRSLVPEPLKGCASAEEFMEKLPLYDGDLAKERLDAENSGEVLRYVGVVDAINQKGTVELRRYKKEHPFAQLAGSDNIIAFTTTRYKDHPLIVRGPGAGAQVTAGGIFSDILRLASYLGAPS; this comes from the exons ATGGCGACTCTAAAGCCGTCATTTACTCTTTCTCCGCCGAATACTAATCCGATTAGATTTGGATGTTTTCCGCCGCAATGCCTTGTCCGTGTCCCGAAACCTCCTTGTCTCCGGCGGCGTCTTGTATTGCCCAGGTTTCGGCAGACTAttggcggcggcggcggcgttGGTATGATTCGATGTGAACTTCCGGATTTTCATCTATCAGCTACAGCTACTACtg TTTCAGGTGTATCGACTGAGAAATCAGTGGATCAAGTTCAGATTCCTAAGGGTGAAATGTGGAGTGTTCATAAGTTTGGTGGGACTTGTGTTGGGAACTCTCAGAGGATTAGGAATGTTGCTGAGGTTATAATCAATGATAATTCTGAAAGGAAACTTGCGGTTGTCTCTGCAATGTCCAAGGTCACAGATATGATGTATGACTTAATCCGCAAGGCACAATCACGAGATGATTCTTATTTATCCGCCTTGGAAGCTGTCCTGGAAAAGCATCGGTTGACGGCTCGTGACCTTCTCGATGGGGATGATCTCGCTAGTTTCTTGTCACATTTGCATAATGATATTAGTAATCTAAAAGCAATGCTTCGTGCCATTTACATAG CTGGCCATGCATCAGAGTCGTTTTCAGATTTTGTTGCGGGACATGGGGAACTTTGGTCTGCTCAGATGCTATCATATGTTGTCAGAAAG ACTGGGCTTGACTGCAAGTGGATGGATACTAGAGACGTGCTCATTGTTAATCCCACCAGCTCTAATCAGGTCGATCCTGATTTTGGTGAATCTGAGAAGAGACTCGATAAGTGGTTCTCCTCAAATCCATCGAAAATTATTATTGCAACTGGGTTCATTGCTAGCACTCCACAAAATATTCCAACAACTTTGAAAAGAGATGGGAGTGATTTCTCTGCAGCTATCATGGGTGCTCTATTGAGGGCTCGTCAAGTAACAATCTGGACAGATGTTGATGGTGTATACAGTGCGGACCCTTGCAAAG TTAATGAGGCAGTAATACTCCAGACACTTTCTTATCAAGAGGCCTGGGAAATG TCTTATTTTGGAGCAAATGTTTTACATCCTCGCACCATCATTCCTGTGATGCGATATAATATTCCGATtgtgataagaaatattttcaaTCTCTCTGCACCGGGAACAATAATCTGTCAACCTCCTGAAGATGATTATAACCTTAAACTGACAACTCCTGTCAAAGGATTTGCAACTATCGACAATTTGGCTCTCATAAATGTTGAAGG TACTGGAATGGCTGGGGTACCCGGTACTGCTAGTGACATTTTTGGCTGTGTAAAAGATGTTGGAGCTAATGTGATTATGATATCACAG GCTAGCAGTGAGCATTCTGTATGCTTTGCCGTGCCTGAGAAGGAAGTAAATGCTGTTTCTGAGGCACTGCGGTCGAGATTTAGTGAAGCTTTACAAGCTGGACGTCTGTCTCAg ATTGAGGTTATACCAAACTGTAGCATCTTAGCAGCAGTTGGCCAGAAAATGGCTAGTACACCTGGAGTTAGTTGTACACTTTTCAGTGCTTTGGCAAAG GCTAATATTAATGTCCGAGCTATATCTCAAGGCTGTTCTGAGTACAATGTTACTGTCGTTATTAAACGTGAAGATAGCGTTAAGGCATTAAGAGCTGTGCACTCGAGGTTTTTCTTGTCAAGAACTACATTAGCAATGGGAATCATAGGACCGGGCTTGATAGGTGCTACATTACTTGACCAGCTGAGAGACCAG GCTGCTGTTCTCAAACAAGAATTCNTGCAAAG TTATCTGACAAATCCTAATCTCAATTCCAAACTGCGGATGATCATTCTGTTTCAATACCACATGACTTGTACCTATGTTGTTTATTGCAGTGGTATTGATTTGTCGAGATGGAGAGAACTTTTAAACGAGAAGGGAACAGAGGCCAATTTGGATAAATTCACTCAACAAGTGCATGGAAATCATTTTATCCCCAACTCTGTATTGGTTGATTGTACAGCAGACTCTGTTATCGCGAGCCGTTACTATGATTGGTTACGGAAGGGAATCCACGTCATTACCCCAAATAAAAAGGCTAACTCAGGTCCCCTTGATCAG TACTTGAAACTGAGAGATCTTCAAAGGAAATCTTATACACATTACTTCTATGaagccactgttggagctggTCTTCCAATTATCAGCACTTTACGTGGTCTCCTTGAGACAGGAGACAAGATACTACGCATAGAGGGCATTTGTAG TGGAACTTTGAGTTACCTATTCAACAACTTTGTTGGAGACCGAAGTTTCAGCGAGGTTGTCGCTGAAGCAAAGAAAGCAGGTTTCACTGAGCCTGATCCAAGAGATGACTTATCTGGAACTGATGTTGCAAGGAAG GTGACAATCCTCGCTCGAGAATCTGGACTGAAATTGGACCTCGCGGATCTTCCTATTAGAAGTCTCGTCCCTGAACCGCTAAAA GGATGCGCTTCTGCTGAAGAATTCATGGAGAAACTTCCACTATATGACGGGGACCTAGCAAAAGAAAGGCTAGATGCTGAGAACTCCGGGGAG GTCCTGAGATATGTTGGTGTGGTGGACGCAATTAACCAAAAGGGAACAGTTGAACTTCGGAGATACAAGAAAGAACATCCATTCGCGCAGCTGGCGGGTTCAGACAACATAATAGCATTCACAACAACAAGGTACAAGGATCATCCACTTATTGTCCGAGGACCTGGAGCTGGTGCTCAAGTCACGGCCGGTGGTATATTCAGCGACATACTAAGGCTCGCATCTTATCTCGGTGCACCGTCCTAA